In one Rutidosis leptorrhynchoides isolate AG116_Rl617_1_P2 chromosome 8, CSIRO_AGI_Rlap_v1, whole genome shotgun sequence genomic region, the following are encoded:
- the LOC139862425 gene encoding uncharacterized protein yields the protein MVMMNRRFWTINSLVGAFLDLYIAFFLLFGSTIALISIRFLGLFGLSLPSAYNPENPNSEFKSLLVDYPTDKISAVQYSVTRKFPFDSVFYRVNESNGLNLESNNSTVIGNGIVNDEFRELEGEESCSSKSNARKLAVNETDDSHSRIEKQKDKGIDVKGKGGFSYRLRGSFRRRRKGSLDSGRHSSVSSSTNWVTCVDQQSNNENETGDGFQESCNYEGDASIGVEFDSPSDILKRIPVDEADKDKLIVILKRELEESHAIRAALYVELDKERNAAATAADEAMSMILRLQEEKASIEMESHQYQRMIEEKSAYDEEEMNILKEIVLRREREKHFLEKEVEAYRMMVHVENDQFSNQDSTEDPDLMLHRLSMNVSNTKDSNLFEDVYFLKQEEPEKTIAIVGEEKVLDTGKVLDTEKVLDAESRIYDVHVIDHDPKSSEKSKGNKKQSRNGSETSSMGLPPVIPRSSLRRYSTSALDNERTKLDTEVECLREKLRVVQEGREKLNVVVDNREKESLQLQLLEDIASQLQEIRMLTEPRTVRQASLPLPSSKISTKKRRCRSASLGHANSS from the exons ATGGTGATGATGAACAGGCGTTTCTGGACAATTAATAGTTTGGTTGGTGCATTTCTTGATCTTTACATTGCATTTTTCTTACTTTTTGGATCAACAATCGCTTTAATTTCTATTAGATTTCTGGGTTTATTTGGTTTAAGCTTACCTAGTGCTTATAATCCTGAAAACCCTAATTCTGAATTCAAATCTTTATTAGTTGATTACCCAACTGATAAGATCTCTGCTGTTCAATACTCTGTTACTAGAAAGTTCCCTTTTGATTCTGTTTTCTATAGAGTTAATGAAAGTAATGGTTTAAATTTGGAAAGTAATAATAGTACTGTTATTGGTAATGGTATTGTTAATGATGAGTTTAGGGAATTAGAAGGTGAGGAATCATGTAGTTCGAAATCGAATGCTCGAAAACTTGCTGTAAATGAAACCGATGATTCTCATAGTAGGATCGAAAAGCAAAAAGATAAGGGAATTGATGTGAAAGGAAAAGGGGGTTTCAGTTATAGATTAAGAGGCAGTTTTCGACGTAGAAGAAAGGGTAGTCTTGATAGTGGTAGACACTCTTCTGTATCGTCTTCAACGAATTGGGTTACTTGTGTTGATCAACAAAGCAATAATGAGAATGAAACTGGAGATGGATTTCAAGAAAGTTGTAATT ACGAGGGAGATGCTTCTATTGGAGTGGAGTTTGATAGCCCTAGTGATATTCTAAAACGGATTCCAGTTGACGAAGCTGATAAAGACAAACTGATCGTTATATTAAAACGAGAATTGGAAGAATCACATGCTATTCGCGCAGCGCTTTACGTTGAACTTGATAAGGAAAGAAACGCTGCTGCAACTGCTGCTGACGAAGCAATGTCTATGATTCTTCGTTTACAAGAAGAAAAGGCATCAATAGAAATGGAGTCGCATCAATATCAAAGAATGATCGAAGAGAAATCGGCTTATGATGAAGAAGAAATGAATATTTTGAAAGAAATTGTGTTAAGAAGAGAACGGGAAAAACATTTTTTGGAAAAGGAAGTTGAAGCATATAGGATGATGGTTCATGTTGAAAACGATCAATTTAGTAATCAAGATTCAACTGAAGATCCCGACTTGATGTTACATCGACTCAGCATGAACGTTTCCAACACGAAAGATTCGAACTTGTTTGAAGATGTTTACTTTTTAAAACAAGAGGAACCGGAAAAAACGATAGCCATTGTCGGGGAAGAAAAAGTTTTGGATACAGGAAAAGTTTTAGATACAGAAAAAGTTTTAGATGCAGAGTCACGTATATATGATGTTCATGTGATTGACCATGACCCAAAGTCAAGTGAAAAGTCCAAGGGAAATAAAAAGCAAAGTCGGAATGGTTCAGAGACTAGTAGTATGGGGTTGCCACCTGTCATCCCGAGGAGTAGTTTGAGAAGGTATTCCACGTCAGCATTGGATAATGAACGAACCAAACTTGATACTGAAGTTGAGTGTCTTAGGGAAAAGTTGAGGGTTGTTCAAGAAGGAAGAGAAAAACTTAACGTTGTTGTCGATAATCGTGAAAAAGAAAGCTTACAATTGCAGCTGTTGGAAGATATAGCAAGTCAACTTCAAGAGATTCGAATGTTGACTGAACCACGAACGGTTCGTCAAGCTTCTCTCCCTCTTCCATCATCTAAG ATTTCGACCAAGAAAAGGAGATGTCGAAGTGCTTCTTTAGGACACGCAAATAGCTCCTGA
- the LOC139861766 gene encoding high mobility group B protein 15-like has translation MAASSSTENKSVVPSKEKYHLYPYPVARYEDVVASPKLFMDILTKFHVAMGTKFKIPIVGGRDLDLHRLFVEVTSRGGIKKVLDDKKWREVTNGFNFPPSATNASFILRKYYMSLIHHFEQVYYFKAKAYTPFDTDTWQGAITSGINMPEIRNPSPEVQVTSMKRQRMTSDDSLYRGSVESPIGLPVSGIIDGKFESGYLCTVRIGGEQLQGVLYQTVQTTSSNQMIPNHAGVVTMDATQGSTMVSCRRRRRKKSEMRKRDPAHPKPNRSGYNFFFAEQHARLKLLHTSKDRAISRMIGEEWNKLTESDKAVYQEKAVKDKERYKREMEHYREGFNKGQVLTNALPVSQHYYMMDNTSMIGVKNNGGIANQVQDTNSEFSDADDDSSFEDEEKTAVKEDSNLEMEAENIDIEMKPQEKILISLNIEDDQSVFFGSGQQKSMYVQENESSRIHEIEVKQDRKSPDDEHIIPDIYKGNDTKE, from the exons ATGGCAGCATCATCATCTACCGAAAACAAGAGTGTAGTTCCATCGAAAGAGAAGTATCATTTATATCCGTATCCCGTTGCTCGATATGAAGATGTTGTTGCTAGTCCGAAGCTGTTTATGGATATACTCACGAAATTCCATGTGGCAATGGGGACTAAATTCAA GATTCCTATTGTTGGTGGCAGGGATTTGGACTTACATCGCCTATTTGTGGAGGTTACTTCCCGTGGAGGCATTAAAAAG GTTCTCGATGATAAGAAGTGGAGGGAAGtgactaatggcttcaattttccgCCGTCTGCAACGAATGCTTCTTTTATTTTACGGAAATATTATATGTCACTGATTCATCACTTTGAACAAGTTTATTACTTTAAGGCAAAAGCGTATACTCCTTTTGATACTG ATACTTGGCAGGGTGCAATAACATCCGGAATTAATATGCCTGAAATTCGAAATCCATCGCCAGAAGTTCAAGTTACTTCAATGAAGAGGCAGAGGATGACATCAGACGACTCATTATATAGAG GTTCTGTTGAATCACCAATAGGTTTACCCGTCTCTGGAATAATCGATGGTAAATTTGAAAGTGGGTATCTTTGTACGGTGCGAATAGGAGGCGAGCAGCTACAAGGGGTTCTTTATCAAACTGTGCAAACCACATCATCTAATCAAATGATACCAAATCATGCTGGTGTAGTAACCATGGATGCAACTCAGGGATCAACCATGGTTAGCTGTAGGCGTAGACGAAGAAAGAAATCTGAGATGAGAAAGAGGGACCCGGCTCACCCGAAACCTAACCGAAGCGGCTATAATTTCTTTTTTGCTGAACAACATGCCAGGCTCAAATTACTTCACACCAGCAAGGATCGAGCCATCAGCAGAATGATCGGTGAAGAATGGAACAAATTAACTGAGTCTGATAAGGCG GTTTACCAAGAAAAAGCGGTGAAAGATAAGGAAAGATACAAAAGGGAAATGGAGCATTATAGAGAAGGTTTCAATAAAGGACAAGTTTTAACCAATGCACTACCTGTATCACAACACTATTATATGATGGATAATACGAGTATGATCGGTGTCAAAAACAATGGTGGAATTGCAAATCAAGTTCAGGACACAAATTCCGAGTTTTCGGATGCTGATGACGATAGCAGCTTTGAAGATGAAGAGAAAACTGCAGTTAAAGAAGACTCGAATCTTGAAATGGAAGCAGAAAACATCGACATAGAAATGAAGCCACAGGAGAAAATATTAATCTCATTAAATATCGAAGATGACCAGTCGGTGTTTTTTGGAtctggtcaacaaaagtcaatgtaTGTCCAAGAGAATGAATCATCGCGTATACATGAAATTGAAGTGAAGCAAGATAGGAAGAGTCCTGATGATGAACATATTATTCCTGATATATATAAGGGAAACGATACGAAAGAGTGA